A portion of the Gigantopelta aegis isolate Gae_Host chromosome 10, Gae_host_genome, whole genome shotgun sequence genome contains these proteins:
- the LOC121383871 gene encoding uncharacterized protein LOC121383871 gives MAEAKKTRAEEVPAPDVQASLPTEEPETEFDTEICVTPYNRPPAPTPSKALPELSPIILATPVEAQARKVAVVKRKATTPPSAIPAKPSRPSQPPETHKQPVEQWSLQASRLPQRYQQLVKNNIRDERQLISRPKALAYNPLPDNPDEGEFAVHRLKMREGHNAVCVTICRSGIFSQGLLLLEMDNPTLHRVLKTAAGTHYRTITKALADSDYRQFLPQLEITGYIGSP, from the exons ATGGCGGAAGC CAAGAAGACAAGAGCAGAAGAGGTTCCGGCCCCGGATGTTCAAGCTTCTCTGCCAACGGAAGAGCCGGAGACGGAGTTCGACACGGAAATCTGCGTCACACCGTACAACCGGCCACCTGCACCAACTCCTTCGAAAGCGCTTCCGGAGTTGTCGCCGATTATACTGGcgacacccgttgaggcgcaggcccggaagGTGGCCGTTGTCaagaggaaggcgaccactcccccgagtgccaTACCAGCCAAGCCGAGCCGCCCCTCTCAACCGCCGGAGACACACAAACAACCAGTGgagcagtggtcactgcaggccagCCGTCTCCCCCAGCGTTACCAACAACTGGTTAAGAACAACATCCGGGATGAACGCCAACTCATCAGCAGACCCAAGGCCCTAGCTTACAATCCATTGCCAGACAATCCAGACGAAGGGGAGTTCGCTGTACATCGACTCAAGATGCGGGAGGGACACAACGCAGTTTGCGTCACCATCTGCCGGAGCGGAATATTCAGCCAAGGACTGCTACTCttggagatggacaacccgacactACATCGCGTTCTGAAAACCGCCGCGGGGACTCACTACCGTACCATCACCAAGGCGTTAGCAGACTCCGACTACCGGCAGTTCCTCCCGCAGCTTGAGATCACCGGGTACATCGGATCTCCAtag